The following are encoded in a window of Congzhengia minquanensis genomic DNA:
- the murD gene encoding UDP-N-acetylmuramoyl-L-alanine--D-glutamate ligase, producing MTDKINAFKNNIKDKKVSVIGIGVSNRPLIHFLAENGAVVTAHDKKTEQELGDAAQELIQKGIRLVLGEDYLNGIDGEIVFKTPGLRFDHPALTRARQNGAHITSEMEVFFELCPASIIAVTGSDGKTTTTTLIYKMLSEAGLKTYLGGNIGTPLLSRVEEMKESDYVVLELSSFQLHTMKTSPQVAVVTNITPNHLDYHKDYAEYIEAKKNILSFQNQDGTAVLNLDNEVTAGLVKEAKGRVMTFSKKHVSADIYFDGTDIFVSGKKVLAARDIQIPGQHNVENYMAAIGAVYTLVPEEVIPIVAKTFGGVEHRIELVRELGGVKYYNSSIDSSPNRTKNTLNVFSQPVVLIAGGKDKGIPYDEIGKPILDHVKTLILIGATSQVIYSAVKAEMDRQNKKIPVFFETDYEAAVRRAKDAAAPGDVVLLSNASTSFDMFRNFEERGNLFKELVNRL from the coding sequence ATGACAGACAAAATAAATGCATTTAAAAACAATATAAAGGATAAAAAGGTGTCGGTAATTGGAATCGGGGTAAGTAACCGTCCCTTAATTCATTTTTTAGCTGAAAACGGGGCTGTTGTAACCGCCCACGATAAAAAGACAGAGCAGGAGCTGGGGGATGCGGCACAGGAGCTAATACAAAAAGGCATTCGGCTGGTTTTGGGCGAAGATTATTTAAACGGGATTGACGGCGAAATCGTGTTTAAAACCCCGGGACTTCGGTTCGACCACCCGGCGCTGACACGCGCACGGCAAAACGGGGCGCACATCACGTCGGAAATGGAAGTGTTTTTCGAGCTTTGCCCCGCAAGCATCATTGCAGTGACGGGCAGCGACGGAAAGACCACAACTACTACATTAATTTATAAAATGCTGTCGGAGGCGGGACTGAAAACCTATTTGGGCGGCAACATCGGCACGCCGCTGCTCTCACGGGTGGAAGAGATGAAAGAGAGCGATTATGTGGTGTTAGAACTTTCCAGCTTTCAGCTCCACACCATGAAAACCAGTCCCCAGGTTGCGGTGGTGACCAACATCACCCCCAATCATTTGGACTATCATAAAGACTATGCAGAATATATTGAAGCTAAAAAGAACATTTTGTCCTTTCAAAACCAGGACGGCACCGCAGTGTTGAATTTGGACAACGAGGTGACGGCTGGGCTTGTGAAAGAAGCGAAGGGGCGTGTGATGACGTTTTCTAAAAAGCACGTTTCGGCGGACATTTATTTTGACGGCACAGATATTTTTGTTTCCGGGAAAAAAGTGCTTGCGGCAAGGGACATTCAAATCCCCGGACAGCACAACGTGGAAAATTACATGGCGGCCATCGGCGCGGTTTATACACTGGTGCCGGAGGAGGTTATCCCCATTGTGGCCAAAACCTTTGGCGGCGTGGAACACAGAATTGAGTTGGTGCGGGAGCTTGGCGGCGTGAAATATTACAACAGCTCCATCGACTCGTCACCCAACCGCACGAAAAACACCCTAAATGTGTTTTCCCAGCCGGTGGTGCTCATTGCAGGCGGCAAAGACAAGGGAATACCCTATGATGAAATTGGAAAACCTATTTTAGACCATGTGAAAACATTAATTTTAATTGGCGCAACGTCCCAGGTAATTTACAGCGCGGTGAAAGCCGAAATGGACAGGCAAAACAAAAAAATCCCGGTGTTTTTTGAAACCGATTATGAAGCGGCGGTGCGCCGGGCAAAAGACGCGGCCGCCCCGGGCGACGTGGTGCTGCTTTCTAACGCCAGCACCAGTTTTGACATGTTCCGTAATTTTGAAGAACGGGGCAACCTTTTTAA